The following are from one region of the Chloroflexota bacterium genome:
- a CDS encoding dihydropteroate synthase: protein MKTRVASAVKEVVISTDGPTVLIGERINPTGKKKLAAALQAGDLEPVRREAIAQVQAGADILDVNVGVAGLDEVALLPQAVQAVMEVVDVPLCLDSDNPRALAAALEVYRGKPIINSVSGQEQSLREVLPLVKEYGAAVIGLTMDDEGIPKDADRRVSIAHKIVARAEALGIPREDVIIDCLALTVATDNRVALVTLEAVRRVKAELGVNQTLGASNISFGLPDRDILNSAFLAMAIAAGVTCPTVDVAKVRPAVLATDLLLGRDEYAMRYIRAYRQRQQAG, encoded by the coding sequence ATGAAGACAAGGGTAGCGAGTGCAGTGAAAGAGGTGGTCATCAGCACCGATGGGCCGACCGTGCTCATTGGCGAACGCATCAATCCCACGGGGAAGAAAAAACTTGCTGCTGCTTTGCAGGCTGGCGATCTAGAACCGGTGCGCCGCGAAGCCATCGCCCAAGTGCAAGCTGGCGCTGACATCCTGGATGTCAACGTAGGCGTCGCTGGCTTGGACGAGGTCGCTTTGCTGCCCCAGGCAGTGCAAGCGGTCATGGAGGTCGTGGATGTGCCGCTTTGCCTGGACAGCGACAACCCCCGCGCCCTGGCTGCCGCGCTTGAGGTGTACCGCGGCAAGCCGATCATCAACTCCGTCAGTGGCCAGGAGCAATCCCTGCGGGAAGTGCTGCCCCTGGTCAAAGAATACGGAGCAGCCGTCATTGGTCTGACCATGGATGACGAGGGCATCCCCAAGGATGCCGACCGCCGTGTGTCCATCGCGCACAAGATCGTCGCGCGTGCTGAAGCGCTGGGCATCCCACGCGAGGACGTGATCATCGACTGCCTGGCGCTCACCGTAGCAACTGACAACCGGGTAGCGCTGGTGACGCTGGAGGCGGTGCGCCGCGTCAAGGCGGAACTGGGTGTGAATCAGACCCTGGGCGCGAGCAACATCTCCTTCGGTCTGCCCGACCGCGACATCCTGAACAGTGCCTTCCTGGCCATGGCCATTGCGGCAGGCGTCACTTGCCCCACTGTGGACGTCGCCAAAGTGAGGCCGGCTGTCCTGGCGACGGATCTGCTCCTGGGACGCGACGAATACGCCATGCGCTACATTCGGGCGTACCGTCAGCGGCAACAAGCTGGGTAA